The genomic window CGTAGTGCTTGCCAATACGTTCTACCAAGCAATTAATTGCCTAAGTAAGGACGAAGACAGCGCCCCGCACTGCCAACCGCGTACTACACTCGCCCTGCTGTTTATTACTTGCCTGTGTTGGGCAGGTGGCGCCACCCTGCGGGACGTAAACTGGACACAAGCCCGCGACGAACCCGTAAGCGTAGCCGTGGTACAACCCAATATTCCGCAAGAGATGAAATGGAACCCCATGTACCGGGGCTATATTAATCAAACCCTGCGCGACTTGGCTAAGCCTCACTGGGGCACACAATTAATGATATGGCCCGAAGCGGCTATTCCCGTTATGTATCAAGATGCAGATTTGATTTTCGAAGAAATTGAAATGCAATCGGCAATAAAACCCACCGCGGTACTAACCGGTATTTTGTATGAAGACGAAGCCAACCAGCAGTATTACAACAGCATAGTTGGCCTAGCCGAGGCAGAGGGCACTTACTTTAAGCAGCGCCTCGTGCCTTTTGGCGAGTACGTGCCGCTAGAGTCTACACTGCGGGGCATCATTAGCTTTTTTGATTTACCCACATCAATTATTAGCCCTGGCCCCAAAAACCAAGCGCTAATAAAAACTGATAGCTACGACATAGCCACATCTATTTGTTACGAAGTGGTATACCCCGATTTAGTCGCCGAATATGCCGCCAAATCGCAGGTTATTGTCACCATTAGCAACGATGCTTGGTTTGGTGATTCCATTGGCCCCCTGCAGCATTTTGAAATGGCCCGCATGCGCGCTCTAGAGAATGGGCGCTATTTAATTCGCGGCACCAATACGGGTATTAGCGGTATCATCACCCCCAAAGGGGAAGTGCAATCGGCCACCGCGCAATTTAAGCAAACAGTACTCACCGACAAGATTTACCTCTACGATGGCGTAACACCTTTTGGCGCAAGTGGCTCTTGGCCAATCGTTACACTTTGCATACTTCTTTGTGGCTTTATTGTGGTTATAATCCGCCGTAAATCTACCGTCGCCCCCACTGCTCAATAGGATAATTATGCGTTCGTCGCTAGCTCAATATGGATATCGTGTAGGCCGCGTTTTAGCTTTGGTTGGCTGCTGCCTATTTTTTACCGCCTGTTCCACTAAAATGGCTTATAACTTTTTAGATTGGGGCTTAATGTGGTACGTAGAACGCTACGTAGATTTAAACAAAGAGCAAAAAGACAAAGCCGAAGCAGCGATAGATAAATTCCACCATTGGCACAGAACCACACAACTGCCGCGCTACGCTAAATATATTACCGACTTAAAAGAGCGCATGGCACAACCTGTTACAGCCGACCAATTGCACGCCGAGACCGACGAAATTCAAATATTCTTAGACGATTGCGTTGCGTTTTTATTGCCCACTGCCGTCGATATTGTAAGCAGCTTTTCTGAAGAGCAAGTGCAACAGGTACTGGAAAAGTTCGCCAAAGACAGAAAAGACTACGACAAAAAATATATTTCCACATCCATGGAAAAGGTCGTTAAAGCGCGCCAAAACGAGCTAAAAGATCAAATTGGCCCGCTGTTCGGCCGCTTTACCGATCAGCAGCAAAAATGGGTCGACGAGTGGTCCACAGGCATGGAATATTACGAACCCCTGATGCTCGCGCAGCAGGAGGATTGGGCCAAAATGCTAGAAGAAGTACTGCAAAAAAGAGACGATAAAAAACTGTTAGACGCATCGTTGCGCAAACTTATGTTTTACCGCAGCGACGACTGGGACCCAGAGTTAGAAAAACAAATCGACATCAACCAAACCCTCACGCTAGAAATGATGGCCAAGTTTATGAACCACCTCACTCCCACTCAACGCGAGCGCTTTAACAAAAAGCTCGACAAGTACGTAGAAGTATTCACTGAGCTAAGCAGCGAGTAGTAAGCAACACAACCTTAATCGGCAAGTCGCAGCCACGCTTCTAAATCGTCTTCATGCCAGCGGCGCACCAGCGCTAAACCTTGGTTAACCACATTCCAATACACATCGATTAGATCGGTCGCCAGTTTAAATAACTGGTGACTGCTGGCAGTAATTGTGGTGCCAGACAATACATCTTTGTCGATTGTGTTTAACAAAAACATAAGTTTTAGCTCGAGGTTTTTAAGATCCCCCAAACCGGGTATTGAATCTCCTACAATACTTTCCAAGCGCTCAGCTTGATGGCGCAACTTTTCACTCTGCTGGCGAGAGCACTGCAATAAAAAACGCAGTTTTCTATCGTGCGGGTAATCCACAAGCCCTGTTGCCGCCGCATAGGTGCCCAAACCGCGCACCTTTGCAATCTGCTCGATCATATCCGGCAACTGCTTGGCCACAAAATTCAGCACCTCTATTTGTTTGAACATACGCGGGTACGATGCGCTTGAATCATCTTGATCGGCTTGCAAATCGTGCGCATCAACAAGCTCTGGCGTTAGCGGTTTTTCCAGCTGCTTGGCCAGCGAGTAAACCATACCCTGTAACTGCTCAATAAAATGCGAGTGCAGCTCAAAATTATCGCTAAGGTCGTCATCTTGCCAATTTTGGCGAATAGTCACCCACGCCAAGTGCAGGTTTTCCTTGTCTTTATCCGACAAAATACCACCCACAGACGAAGCAAATGTTTCTAAGGTGGCCAAACGCCGCTCTAACTGGTGCTGCAAAACGACAAAATCGCCCTCAAACACAGCATTGCCACCCAATAACCCCATGCTAATACCGCGGTGTTTTTGCACAGCCTTCACCATTTGGTTTAGCTGGTGAACCAATGTGAGGGTATCTTCACGACGACGGTAAGACTCACAAAAACGCGCATACTGCTCATCGCTGCTGTCTACTGGCTCGTGGGTGATAACAACACCATCGATTTGAATTGTTTGAACTTCGGTCATAGCTTTGGCTTATAAAAAATTCGGTTTATACCTTGGCGGCCCTAGACACTGCCCACAAAGGAATACTCAATTGCAATCCACCGGCAACACTGCCAACAAGATTCAATTGCAGAGAGTGCACAGCAACCTTCGTACCACCTATAAAAAGCGGCAAACTAATGCACACAAATTAAACCTAATGTACCAATAACACGCGCACAAGGCCCAATTTACAGTACACTGCGCATCTTCAAACCGCACAATCATGCAATAGGGAGTTTCACCATGCTATCCAATTTACGTAATACACTTCTAAAATGCACCGCCGCCGTGCTTTTGTGCACCACATATGGGCAAGCAATAGCCCTAGAGCCTAGTAAAGCCGCCACCAATGCTGAAGTATTTTTTATTGAGCCCAAGAACGGCGCAGAGATAACAGGCCCGGTCACCATTAAGTTCGGCATTAAAAACATGACGGTTATCCCAGCTGGCGTACAGCACCCTTACTCCGGCCACCACCATTTGCTTATCGACGTAGACAAGCTACCAGACCTTAAAAGCCCCATTCCCGCAGACGCTAATCACCGTCACTTTGGCAAAGGCCAAACCGAAGCAACACTCGAGCTTGAGCCAGGTGAGCACACGTTACAATTGCTGCTTGGCGATCATTTCCACATCCCGCACGACAAGCCCGTGCTATCGGAAAAAATCACCATTACAGTAAAAGCAAAGCCCGCCGCAGCGGCAAAATAAGCCTTCTTATACCCAGCGCACCTATTATTGTGTGCGCTGCGGTAAATTCCCCGCGCTTCCCCCTACGCTATACCTTACTTTCCCCGACTAAGCCGCCTATAATGTGCCCCTTTCTCAACGGCTAGCATTTAATTTTATGCCTGTTAGCCGACAAACTTACCTAACAATATCTAGGCCCCATACCCCCCATGAACGAGTATTACCAGCCGTCCGAGATCGAGGCACAAGCACAGAAATACTGGGAAGAGAACAAAAGCTTCAACGTTACTGAAGATCCCACCAAAGAAAAGTTTTACTGCTTGGCCATGTTCCCCTACCCCAGCGGTCGTTTGCATATGGGGCATGTACGCAACTACACCATCAGCGACGTAATATCTCGGTTCCACCGCATGCAAGGCAAAAACGTTTTGCACCCCATGGGTTGGGATGCCTTCGGTTTACCGGCGGAAAACGCAGCCATTAAAAACAACACTGCGCCGGCAAAATGGACCTACTCCAACACAGACTACATGCGC from Saccharophagus degradans 2-40 includes these protein-coding regions:
- the lnt gene encoding apolipoprotein N-acyltransferase — encoded protein: MNPKIWHTPGWPGDLTALFAGALVTLSLAPYSMWVLGMLATTVLASLLTGLNGKRGFLRSFFFGIGLYGSGASWVYVSIYNFGLSSAPLAFALTSAFVIALALVFALPFYFYSRFLERSRWGFLLGFPAIWVLGEWSRTWFLTGFPWLFLGYSQHSTWMSGWAPVIGVNGLSFILVLTGVVLANTFYQAINCLSKDEDSAPHCQPRTTLALLFITCLCWAGGATLRDVNWTQARDEPVSVAVVQPNIPQEMKWNPMYRGYINQTLRDLAKPHWGTQLMIWPEAAIPVMYQDADLIFEEIEMQSAIKPTAVLTGILYEDEANQQYYNSIVGLAEAEGTYFKQRLVPFGEYVPLESTLRGIISFFDLPTSIISPGPKNQALIKTDSYDIATSICYEVVYPDLVAEYAAKSQVIVTISNDAWFGDSIGPLQHFEMARMRALENGRYLIRGTNTGISGIITPKGEVQSATAQFKQTVLTDKIYLYDGVTPFGASGSWPIVTLCILLCGFIVVIIRRKSTVAPTAQ
- a CDS encoding DUF6279 family lipoprotein, giving the protein MRSSLAQYGYRVGRVLALVGCCLFFTACSTKMAYNFLDWGLMWYVERYVDLNKEQKDKAEAAIDKFHHWHRTTQLPRYAKYITDLKERMAQPVTADQLHAETDEIQIFLDDCVAFLLPTAVDIVSSFSEEQVQQVLEKFAKDRKDYDKKYISTSMEKVVKARQNELKDQIGPLFGRFTDQQQKWVDEWSTGMEYYEPLMLAQQEDWAKMLEEVLQKRDDKKLLDASLRKLMFYRSDDWDPELEKQIDINQTLTLEMMAKFMNHLTPTQRERFNKKLDKYVEVFTELSSE
- a CDS encoding DUF4399 domain-containing protein; the encoded protein is MLSNLRNTLLKCTAAVLLCTTYGQAIALEPSKAATNAEVFFIEPKNGAEITGPVTIKFGIKNMTVIPAGVQHPYSGHHHLLIDVDKLPDLKSPIPADANHRHFGKGQTEATLELEPGEHTLQLLLGDHFHIPHDKPVLSEKITITVKAKPAAAAK